The Channa argus isolate prfri chromosome 13, Channa argus male v1.0, whole genome shotgun sequence DNA window TGATTGCATCAATGAAAGCAAAATGCCAAAGGAAGAAGGGGGATTTTAAAACAGCTACAGTTAAGGTTTATAAGAGCATCACTGGGTGAAAACCTATCATATTGTGATGTTCTTAGGTTCCAGACTTTTCATTTACTTGGGCAAACTGACTATTTAATTTCTTGctttgtttgtctaaaaatgttTGAGCCCCTTAAATCAAGGTTTTATCATAATAACACTTTAGTAATTCATACATGGAGCATctaatatttttaactttgagGTGATATTCTACACTTTTAGCACAAATTATGCCAAATTATTGACAAATGTATCACTGTTCAGTTACATAtgaatctacagtatatgtaggTCAACATGCTGTACACCCCGTGTGTGTGCCATGGCATGTGCATGgcacacaaagtcacacaacGTTGTAGGTTAGtggtaaatatttgtatttatcgACCCATTTTCAAGGATTTGAAGAGATGACAAACAAAACTTTGAACTTAAACAGATGAAGCTTCATAAGTGACCTTGGTTTAATTAACTCATTATAATTTTCCTTCAACATGCTGCTACAGGGAATGGGAGAACTTGTAAGTATTAGCCTTTTGTTACAGGATGCACTGATCGAGTAGACTGATTTATAAGCCAACCCTGAAATGGTTTCATATTTCTATCCTACTTCCAACATCAGGAACCAGACTGATGTGAGGCGCATGCATACAGCGATGCGCCTCAATGAGGTCATCGCAAGGAAGTCTAAAGAGGCCAAACTTGTCCTCCTCAACATGCCTGGGCCACCCAAGGATGGCATGGGCAACGAAAACTGTATCCTACATCTTTAATCCAAAGTTTTTCATGTACTTGATCTGTTTAGTTCAGATACTTGTCCCATAAAATCCATTTGTTTGCACCATGTCCAAATTATCTAAGACAAAATGTCAAGCAACAAATTgatataaaacaatacattatgCTAGATCAGGgatcaccaacatggtgcctgtgggcaccaggtagcccgcaaggaccacatgagtagcccgcgggCCTGTTCTACAAATAGCTCACCATACCGCCACTTACCAAtaagctgcatctaatttttttttgttgctattcttttttagatcacatttgaaagttattgtgagaaatcattaacatgattcatgttttcacatagatgaatatcattaatttaattaattattaataatcagtttcaaaaaggttggtgacccctgtgCTAGATAGTATTAATATAGTCACAAGAGTTGTGCcgacagaaacaaaacaaaaaaagtttgtcaTATTCTTAATAAATTacagcaacacaacaacatCATCTTTTAAGTGTCTAACCAGAATCTGTATCTAAAAGAGAAAGTCACATGATGACTCTTcctgaaacataaaaacatattgcaGACTAttactgaaaaaatataaataaacaaatccaaacaacttcatatttgcttatttgcaaAATATAGAATGGCAATGACCTTGTGAATATGGATTTTTTTGTAATACCtgtataaaaaactaaataaaattccAAGAAATAATTTGTGTAGTTGATACATCTTTAGCAGTTGTGTAGGGAGATCCCGTCCCCACACACACTAGAGTAGAAGCCTACTGCATGTAAGAGTAAATGATAGGAAAATAGGAAATGATAGGAAACACCATTCTTCTCCACACTGTGTAAACATATAGCATGGTTTTACAACCATGTCTAACAAGACTTATACATTCCTTCACTGTAATTGCTGCACAGACATGGAGTTCCTTGAGGTCCTGACTGAAGGTCTCAATCGGGTCCTTCTAGTACGTGGAGGAGGCCGTGAAGTAATCACCATCTACTCCTGAGGGACTTTAAGGTCTCTTGGCACCTACATGAACTccgctctctcctctctctgtagTGTTCCAGTAAAATCCTGCCACACCTGTCCAGTCACCTGAGACTGAATGTTGTACTTCATGTGGTCTCGGGTGATTGCAGCTGGAATCTAATCGTGTAGACTTGCCTGTTAGAGTCTAAGTATTACATGAAGAATTATGCAACGGTCACATTTCCTCATCTTGACTTTTCAGCTGATAACAGCAAATGAGTTAAGGGTCCCTCAGTCGCATATAATTATGTAACCATAAGACTGCAAAGGCTGAACGTGCCTTTTGTTAAAACTGTAGTAACAGAGGATAATAAAGGCTGAGTAACAAGCGATAATGATAGTACAACTAAAGACCAATAAAGTAAAGAATACAGgtatgaaaaattaaataaatgcagaagaATTTATGTTCTGTTAACATTTCATGTTCATTTGTAAAAGaggactgtttttttctttatcatttttattttgtagtattTGACATCGATCctatttatgcatttaataaTCTAACCatatctgtctttattttttcgTTAATTGTATAGTtggaaatacacacaaattaatattacagtaaacaataaaaactcatGATAGAAGAGGTCAGATGACGATGTGTTCTTGCCATGTATTGACCTTATTAACTGTAAAAGCAGAAGTGGGATCAGTATGTAAATATGTACATAAATTCCCGAAATAGAAAAAGACTAATTGAATCATACAGACTAGATTTAGTGGCTAAAtagcaaaatagaaaaatatggCAAAAACATTGATAATAttgcaaaataataattcattaatgATACAAAATAAAGGCAGCCGTCTCTAggcaatacactgaaccccTTACAGCCCTTtcctatccccagctgtgcagtgccggtccaagcccagcagaaattggggagggttgtgtcaggaagggcatacggcgtaaaaactgtaccaaatcaacatgcggacaatgatccgctgtggccactttgaactcacgggatgaggtgaaaggacaaaaaataaataaataatacaaaaaaatacaaaataataaaccttaacaattaatttaaagcaaaatgggccaatacacaataaaaacaagtttttagttttgaattCCAAGAGGTTAAAAGGCTAATAGTAGAATTtgaagttaaatttaaatatgttataACCCAAACTAATGTTTGTTATGTTTATAGCcctacaaatattttaattcgGAGGCAATAAATTGTATTACGCAGTGTTTTGTACATGAACAGTACAGTATGTCATACATTTTGTGTCAGATATTGTTATTAATCATATAAActgccaaaaagaaaataataagttTAGAAATATAACTTCTAAACTTATGAAAGTACCActctttgtatgtttgtaaaCTAAATATGTAGCTGGAGCTTAGTATGTTAGTTTACTTTAGCTTAGCACAGCCCTGCTCTTTCTAAAGGTATAAAATCTGCCAACCAGCTCCTCCTATTTGATTATAACAAGATATCAAATTTGTCAAAGTAGTAGTAAAAACTCATAAACAGATAATAATTGCATGTACTAACTGCTGGCCAAGACACAGAGTTGCTCGTGACCTTACGTTATTCCTGAAAAATGTATGAGGGAATTAGCTGTGATGTTGACAAGGCAGATGTATGCAGAAAATGCAGATGCAAAAAAGTTAGCATTAGAGGAACCTCAgccacattacattttacttcTTTTACACATTGTGCGGGTGTGTGTATGCAAGAAAGTTTACACTCATTTGTTCACGTGCTGTTCATATGCTGTTTTGTCATAGACATTCGCATTTGCAACTTATTGTGTAAACATTTGGTAAGATATGAACAAGAAGCATATCTTGTCTCACAACATGTATAATTTGTAATATCATATGGAAACATAGTATCTAGTATTGATGTATTTGAATCGTGTATGTAGTTGTATGATTTTATATGATTCCCTTAGTAAAGTATTTCAATTAATAAATTCTGCATTGAATTCTGCATTGAatgttgattgattgattgattgattgattgattgaagtATTAGCCACCTCTATTTTTCCAGTAAATCATAAGACTTCTATGTATTCTATTATACTTTCCTTAAATTTTATTGTATTCATATATTGTTTTGAATGCTGTAGCTTATTTGGGACCTCACCTCATCATACACACATCAAGCTGTTCTTTTTGGTATTCTGCAGGTATAAACAATGTATATTAATTAATCTGGTctgaaggagtgtgtgtgtgtgtgtgtgtgtgtgtgtgtgtgtgtgtgtgtgtgtgtgtgtgtgtgtgtgtgtgtgtgtgtgtgtgtgtgtgtgtgtgtgtgtgtgtgtgtgtgttttgtgactACATGCTTGTTTGCTGCATGCATAGGTGATGATACTGCATTATAGAGTAACAAGATCAAGTGAACATGGGACATTTTTAGATCTCTGATTCTTGGTTTAGAGATAGCACATGTAATATGAGTCAGTACAGGTTTAGAAATCTGTAATAAGCAGTTTGTATTGTCTTTTAAATGAttgtaaacattgttttatgTTATGTCTTATGTCTTTTTGAATTATGTACATGTAATGGTTAGAATAAACAATTTTTCATGTTGGCACAAATGCAACAGTTCAAGAATCTGCATACCCTCTTTCCTTATATTATATATCCTCATATTATAACTGCACTTACTGTGTGAATTAATCCATAAATTAGCTGAATAATTTACAACAATGCAAGACAATGATGCCAAACTACATAAACCCCTAAGAAGCAAGTTCCCCATTTACACATAtagaacaaagaaaactaaaataaaaaatgtctagATGCGGAACATCTGTAACAAGTTTGGAAGATTGGATTTATTCTGCCACTGCTGAATCAATCAGGGAAACTCCAGATGAAGAGGCCATGAAAGGAGAGGGTCCTGCAGCCAGAAACATTTCTAAACAGTTAGAGTAgaaataatgataaatatagGGGACAAAGCTGAGTATCCATGAGAGTGTATGAAAACAGATTCCAAGACTAAATAATTTGGTCAAGAGCTGGAATATAAAGGTGGAGTGACAGCCCTAAATGCAGTAAGTTACTAAGTTTGAAAAAAGTGGAAGATTAGAAACTGGTAAATATTCATTAAGATGCTCTGTATAAAGGTGGATTCCAGTATCATTATTCCCTGATGTAATGTGACATCTGTTATAACATTTGCGTTATGAGACATGTCCAGAACTTTCACACTTAATAAAACTTCTGCTTTAAAATcagtctgcatgtttgtgtagcCATGCaatgcatgtacacacaggACACTGAGTTGCTCCTTTACAGGTCAGTGAAGGAGCAACTATGCAATAAAGGAAGGGGCACCTGTAGTTATTTTGGTCATATGAAGCATAAATCTCCGTCTCCATAAGTATTATAACTCAACTGATTGACTCGGAGGCCTGTTTTTAGGTTGACTCACTTTCTTATATGTTTCCAACCAAAACTGATATTTCTTTATATAAAGATCTTTGCTATGTCTGTTTTTTCCCTAAACACTTTGTCAGAGGGCATCCATTTGTGGTAAATGCCTTAATAAACTCTATGTATCTCATAAAATAACAGTTTCTTACATCAATTACatggacattttatttaacaagttATGTTGATTTTATAAGTGAATGTACGTGCTATAAAATAACCACTAAAATGCTGATCTATCAGAACTGTTGAACATCTTGTTACAAAGTTCCAAGTCCGTGTAGCACTATTTCTctgacaggttttttttttttttggaaagagCAGGCTTGACTAAGCCTTTGCCCTGCCTTATCTAAACAGATAAAACCCAAGCTGCAAAATACTTTATGGCCATTTGCTCCATAGAGCTGTCATGATGAAGAAACAATCGACAAGCCTTCGGGTGAAGCtacctgtgtttttgttggtcATACAGGTGATTATTGTTACTCTGTATGCTGCCTTTGTCACCTATGATGAGCACACAGATGCCAGATTTCAGACCAACAAGACTAACCCCATGGACAATGCAGTATACAAGGACTACCCTTTTTTTACTGACATACAGGTCATGATATTCCTCGGCTTTGGATGCTTGCTGGCATTTTTCCGACTTTATGGCTTTGGGGGAATGGTTTTTAACTTCCTCACGGCTACTTTTGCCATCCAGTGGGCCATTCTGGTGCAGGGGTTCTTCCAGTTCAACCATGATGGTAAGATCCACCTTGGAGTGATCAACCTCATAAATGCAGAGTTTGCCTGTGCTGTGGTGCTTATATCTTTTGGGGCAGTGCTGGGAAAGACAAGTCCGTTGCAGCTGCTGGTCATGGCTCTGCTGGAGGTGCCAGTGTTTGCACTCACAGAATGGGCTGTGCTCAAATATCTGAAGATCAATGATGCAGGTGGATCTATTCTTATTCACCTCTTTGCCTGTTATTTTGGCTTGGGTGTCACTTTTGTGCTATACAGGCCTCACCTGAATGAAGGCCATGCAAAGGAGAACACCAGCTACCAGTCTGACATCCTTGCTGTGATGGGGACCTTATTCCTCTGGGTGTTCTGGCCGTCCTTCAACTCAGCATTAACTTTAAAAGGAGATGACCAGCACAGAGCCATTCTCCACACCTTCATTGGCCTCAGTGCCTCCACGCTCACAGCCTTTGCACTCTCTGTAATGCTGAACAAAAACGGTAAGCTCACCATGGCCGATGTTCAGAACGTGACCCTGGCTGGAGGAGTGACTGTTGGGGCATCTGTGGACATGATGATCTCACCTGCAGCTGCGTATGTTCTGGGTATGATGGGTTGCACTGCATGCATGCTGGGCTACAA harbors:
- the rh50 gene encoding rh50-like protein, encoding MMKKQSTSLRVKLPVFLLVIQVIIVTLYAAFVTYDEHTDARFQTNKTNPMDNAVYKDYPFFTDIQVMIFLGFGCLLAFFRLYGFGGMVFNFLTATFAIQWAILVQGFFQFNHDGKIHLGVINLINAEFACAVVLISFGAVLGKTSPLQLLVMALLEVPVFALTEWAVLKYLKINDAGGSILIHLFACYFGLGVTFVLYRPHLNEGHAKENTSYQSDILAVMGTLFLWVFWPSFNSALTLKGDDQHRAILHTFIGLSASTLTAFALSVMLNKNGKLTMADVQNVTLAGGVTVGASVDMMISPAAAYVLGMMGCTACMLGYKYLSPFLARRFRIQDQCGIHNLHGLTGLISCAAGICAILMASEDVYGPSLYEIFTHRAPIEGDPKLQELQMLIPGLQPGLGRTAKEQALFQVAAVFATIGVSAVGGVLTGFILKLPYFASPTDDFCFDDEPFFDVPPDYDAPLKLNNTITAEDSVA